From Anopheles coluzzii chromosome 3, AcolN3, whole genome shotgun sequence, the proteins below share one genomic window:
- the LOC120957291 gene encoding uncharacterized protein LOC120957291, with product MPYRWDTYALVLLALTVSWSALPPATGCPAEVCVCKWKGGKQTVECGGRFLNRLPDGMDPGTQVLNFSGNSLTILQSERFRKMELINLQKIYLARNQLVKIHDRAFRGLTNLVELDLSDNTLSEVPTETFQDYAALMRLSLSGNPIRALRASAFKQLSYLTTLELSNCQIELVEDEAFIGMDNLEWLRLDGNRIATIRGAHVLPESLHGINLQSNRWHCDCHLTDVYTWLNSFNVPQREEIKCSGPARLAGETVKTLTLDDLACLPVVTPETSYREIAEGRNISLDCRIVATPEPTVAWLFQGQVLLNDSFLSPNLHLYYFVDELDGAKHSELFIYNINADDNGTYSCVAENSAGRVQTNYTLHVIVKEEPVVEQVTFSEEYFLAIVAASAATAVLLALLCCIVACKCARARRASGSGAKKPRGAKGATADGLGGVPAGQQKCASITHDLGEPLTAGKLNGALGLGDGSNPQDIVLYLNANPNGLDKAALNNMTAMAQFCSPPSARSYQDQNPDLINDAESGQHKARPRPDAIDSDLGEKDSDEQSSVQDGGSEVSFQQQQQHQQQQQQQQGQGQGPYYPPMVLRGPRFASSALSTLPRGGTAALGGKDLSAYQHQVDIHLSPGCFLDQNGYPVDLSLMAAPSGPPVNYYRTLPHKKHQQQLQQQQPGGPGKPIARYANDAEFINRTQSPAAYQMYAPTDVRYTAEGYPQHEHGQFPSPPDGYKGEVHPVAYMSSAAAASAGFCVGPAPGPPQQWPTFLPGFHPQLIPIMAPAGGALLASPMMPSPSGQQQQQQQLLSSPQTQPGSALKKCSVGAQTSELDKDVIPEQREEEEEEEDEQDGGGGGSTVKLRHLTGPLADSPDEGYVGDSHETSDI from the coding sequence ATGCCGTACCGGTGGGACACGTACGCACTGGTACTGCTGGCGCTGACGGTCAGCTGGAGCGCGCTGCCCCCGGCGACCGGCTGCCCGGCggaggtgtgcgtgtgcaagTGGAAGGGCGGCAAGCAGACGGTGGAGTGTGGTGGCCGCTTCCTAAACCGGCTGCCGGACGGTATGGATCCGGGCACGCAGGTGCTCAACTTCTCCGGCAACAGCCTGACGATACTGCAGAGCGAGCGGTTCCGCAAGATGGAGCTGATCAACCTGCAGAAGATCTACCTGGCCCGCAACCAGCTGGTCAAGATACACGACCGGGCGTTCCGGGGGCTCACCAATCTGGTCGAGCTCGACCTGTCCGACAACACGCTGTCGGAGGTGCCGACGGAAACGTTCCAGGACTATGCGGCCCTGATGCGGCTGTCGCTGAGCGGCAACCCGATCCGGGCGCTGCGTGCGAGCGCCTTCAAGCAGCTGTCCTACCTGACGACGCTCGAGCTGAGCAACTGCCAGATCGAGCTGGTCGAGGACGAAGCGTTCATCGGGATGGACAATCTCGAGTGGCTGCGGCTCGACGGCAACCGGATTGCGACGATACGCGGGGCGCACGTGCTGCCCGAGTCGCTGCACGGCATCAATCTGCAGAGCAACCGGTGGCACTGCGACTGCCACCTGACGGACGTGTACACCTGGCTGAACAGCTTCAACGTGCCGCAGCGCGAGGAGATCAAGTGCAGCGGTCCGGCGAGGCTGGCGGGCGAAACGGTAAAGACGCTGACGCTCGACGATCTCGCCTGTCTGCCGGTGGTGACGCCCGAAACGTCGTACCGCGAGATCGCCGAGGGGCGTAACATCTCGCTCGACTGCCGGATAGTGGCAACGCCCGAGCCGACGGTGGCGTGGCTGTTCCAGGGCCAGGTGCTGCTGAACGATAGCTTCCTGTCGCCCAACCTGCACCTGTACTACTTCGTCGACGAGCTGGATGGGGCGAAGCATAGTGAGCTGTTCATCTACAACATCAACGCGGACGACAACGGAACGTACTCGTGCGTGGCGGAAAACTCGGCCGGCCGCGTGCAGACCAACTACACGCTGCACGTGATCGTGAAGGAGGAGCCGGTGGTCGAGCAGGTGACGTTTTCCGAGGAGTACTTCCTGGCGATCGTGGCGGCGAGTGCAGCGACGGCCGTGCTGCTCGCCCTGCTCTGCTGCATCGTCGCCTGCAAGTGTGCCCGAGCGCGCCGCGCTTCGGGCAGTGGCGCGAAGAAGCCGCGCGGCGCCAAGGGTGCCACCGCCGATGGGTTGGGTGGGGTACCGGCCGGCCAGCAAAAGTGTGCCTCGATTACGCACGACCTCGGGGAGCCGCTGACGGCGGGCAAGCTGAACGGTGCGCTCGGGCTGGGCGACGGCAGCAACCCGCAGGACATCGTGCTCTACCTGAACGCGAACCCGAACGGGCTGGACAAGGCGGCGCTGAACAACATGACGGCGATGGCGCAGTTCTGCAGCCCACCGTCGGCCCGCAGCTACCAGGACCAGAACCCGGACCTGATCAACGATGCGGAGAGTGGGCAGCACAAGGCGCGGCCCCGGCCGGACGCGATCGATTCGGACCTGGGCGAGAAGGACTCGGACGAGCAGAGCAGTGTGCAGGACGGTGGCAGTGAGGTTagcttccagcagcagcagcagcaccagcaacagcagcaacagcagcaaggtCAGGGACAGGGTCCCTACTATCCACCGATGGTGTTGCGGGGTCCGCGCTTCGCCTCCTCCGCGCTCTCCACCTTGCCGCGCGGTGGAACGGCAGCGCTCGGTGGGAAGGACCTGTCCGCCTACCAGCATCAGGTCGATATCCATCTCAGTCCGGGCTGCTTCCTCGACCAGAACGGCTACCCGGTCGATCTGAGCCTGATGGCGGCCCCGAGCGGGCCACCGGTCAACTACTACCGCACGTTACCGCACAaaaagcaccagcagcagttgcagcagcagcagccgggtgGCCCCGGAAAGCCCATCGCGCGGTACGCGAACGATGCCGAGTTTATTAACCGCACACAATCACCAGCCGCCTATCAGATGTACGCCCCGACCGACGTGCGGTACACGGCCGAGGGCTACCCGCAGCACGAGCACGGCCAGTTCCCTTCCCCGCCGGACGGCTACAAGGGCGAGGTGCACCCGGTGGCCTACATGAGCTCGGCGGCGGCTGCGTCGGCCGGCTTCTGCGTGGGGCCGGCGCCTGGGCCGCCCCAGCAGTGGCCCACCTTTCTGCCCGGGTTCCATCCGCAGCTCATCCCCATCATGGCACCGGCCGGCGGTGCCTTGCTAGCCTCTCCCATGATGCCATCCCCCAgcggtcagcagcagcagcagcagcaactgttGAGCAGTCCACAGACGCAGCCGGGCAGTGCGCTCAAAAAGTGTTCGGTAGGTGCGCAAACGTCCGAGCTGGACAAGGACGTCATACCGGAGCAgcgcgaggaggaggaagaggaggaggacgagcaGGACGGGGGTGGAGGCGGTAGTACGGTGAAGCTGCGGCATCTGACTGGCCCGCTGGCGGACAGCCCGGACGAAGGGTACGTCGGCGACAGCCACGAGACGAGCGACATTTGA